ACTTCACTTCCACGTCAGCCAAAGCTGACTTTGAGTTTGCAACAAGCTCATTTATCAAACTACTCTCATGGTTACTACTgactgaaggagaagaagaagatgaagctgGGGAGTATGGAGGTGGGTCCCCTAAGCTGTAAGAACGAGGAGGTTGTGGGATGAGTGGTAGTTGCGGAGGATGGCCCCCGTATGGGCTTGTGGGCAGAGGGGTTCGAGGGCTTATGGGATGGAGAAGGAGATGTTGGTGGCTGATACGAGGGCTAATAGGCGGTTTTCGCGGGCTTAGAACAGGCGGTGAAGGACGAGGGCTTGGGACTAGTCTCGGGCTTAGGACTTCCGCGTAGGTCTTACGTTCTTTCTTGGCTTCTAAAGATTGAAGAACTTGCTGTAGCTCGCTAATGTATTCCACAACTCCACCTATAATCGATGCTTGGTCCCCCTTTTGTTGTGATACAAGGAAAAGAGTATAATAAGTCAATATGAACATTATCTCACATTGCGAcatgaaagaaataaaataaaaggagaTGACTAGTGGGACTAAATAATTATCATGAATATTAAGAATGCATCGATATGGTGCATCTGCATAGATATGATGAATTTGTTGTAATTGATGTTTTAGGTATACCAATAACACTGAAAGGCAAAACATTTTATAATAGTAGTTAGGCTATGCTATATATATGGCAACTCATATAGCAAAGTACTGactaagaaaatatttggattTATTGAATATATACCCGCTTGACGTAGAAACAAGGCATAAGAGAACGTAAAACGGTCAAATGCTCGTTCATTTGCTTTCTCCTATTACGTTCCACGTTTACATGAGACATCTTTTGTTGCCCATCTTGcttattatcttcttcttcttcttcctctccttctccatcgtcgtcgtcttcttcttctttcccaGTTTCTagtcttttcctcttctttttaGCAGATGAAGCTTCATAGTTTTGATTCTTTACTAACTCTTTGGAACTTGTGGTTCCATCTTTAGGTGTAGATGCAGCCGTGGGAGATATCTCTCCGGCGCCTTCAAGACTCTCTAAGATAGCAAACAGATCATCTCCGGCTAGTGAAGTGTCCACGAATTCACATTCTTCAAGAAAATCCAGTATTGTCTCCTGCATCGTGACTAGAAATATCGCTCCCTCTATCTATCTCTTCCTCGTTTGTTGTTTTGTCATATGGTTGTATACAAAAAGGTAAAGTAAAAGTaagatttagagaaagaaagagacgCAGAGAGACATATCaagttgagagagagagaaatagaaAGAGTGTATGCTAAAAGGAGTAAATATCAGGGATTCGCATTCATCGAGGACTAAACCATAGCTATCCAGtttcaatatttattattatacttTGATAGggctattatttatttatgcgGTTTGTGCCGTTGGATGAAGTTTGGGGAGAATCTAGGTTTTTTGGTGTGTGTCATTTATGTTttagatataaatatacatatatatagggtaCAATTTGATcgtatactttatattagagaGATAAAGGTTGCATATATGCAAAGGGGTAAAGTTTTTCATTAATCACGAGATCGGtataattatttgttattttggtCCACGCAATTATGTAAGGCACACAAACACGGACATGTACGttcttttgtatttattttacatGTATAATATGGGTTAGGAATGGTCCGACCATACCATGTTTTCGAGTAGACATATATAAGAAgggaagaaaatattatttgaaatttacTGAATTCACATTTATTTTAGCGCCCTCGCTCGTGAGACAATCAATTGAATGATTGTACATTCGCATTATGGATCAATTATTCACAAAGACTAACTTACATAAAGTTATATACACTGCAATTATTCCACTTAGCAGTCAGCACATACTTGGCTTTCACTAGTTTTAGCCAAGGTAACATTAATCAAACTGACTTTTGGCAAATACTTTCTTACAGGTTTGGTGTTTGTGCATACACCCTAAAttactatgttttattatttaacctTTTAATTAATATTCGTTTTCTCTACCTTTCacactcaattttttttttttttgaatattttactcAGTTTCTTTCACtttaacattattttcatatttcttcatttttctcaaaatccattttCTTACTCTATGTTTCATCTTTTCAGTTCACTTAATACTCTATACCCTCTCAAATTATTAGTTTGGTTTTGTCTATTTCtactttcaaaatttgaaaatcccAATCGGTTTATATAAAAGTTTGTTTGGTACAAATGAATACCAATTCACTTTCctgtaaaaccaaaccaaaataaaaatcagaatTTAAGAATAACTAGATCTTGTCTCACACAACCGTGCGggtgattatttttattttatacataaatattttttttacattatcaTATTACtaatagtttaatataatattttcaagcaaaacaattttattgtttacatgcagtaatttaatttattatttcaaattattagCGATATATCTCGTATTAAACACATGAACATTAACAAAAACTTTACATTATGTGATATTTACGATAAATTCTGTTCGATTTAATATTAACTTAGATATTAATTTCCTTACGATTATACTTGTATTTTAGGTTTAGGTcatacatatatgttaatcgAATTATTTGTATGAATTAAATCTATGACTGAATAAtctatattaaatgtaattataaaatttccttcatttaaattattagaATGGAAATTGTAATgcattgtgtttgtttttgtcattttaaacctgaattttctctttattatctatgtttttgaggtttctTATGTTGTCTATTGGTGATTTAGACTTTTCTAGCCTAGAACTCTTGGATTATTTACAATGAATCTTTCAATGTTAAACTTGTATTTACAATTCTTCATCTATCATACATCATGGTATATAATTAACACTTAAACCTACAACTACATTTGACAATAACCacactgaaaataaaaatatacacatgaaatattttttttcaatcaaTCATCTGTTATTTATGCAAATGACATAAATTGGTACAATATCTATTGCACATTCAAATTACACAAGATAAAAGAAACAATAACAATTAAATTAATGAATAGTATATGAATATGGtctatataaaaataagtttggttatatttttgtaaacaaaGCATTCATATActtatattattgaaaaataaaactaaaccgGTAACTATATTTAACAACAGAAACTGAATGCACTTTCAAAATAGCATTTGTAGACCGATCATTCATCTTGATATCATTTTTTCAACAGCGTGgtgaaaaattctaaattaacaAATCTTAACTGTTAGAGATGAAAGATttaattgaaatatattatgttaaattaatatcacaaatttaatataaattgtaCATGAGTTTAATATAACTATAAAGTTAATTAGAttcttaaaatgtttattttagtaaaaaaatgaaatatagatttatattttaataattaggaaattaattaaatatttaaaagtttttttaaagtaaaaaacgaaatataaatttatattttaaataaaaacagatgtaattaaatattttaaaatgtttgctttaatgaaaaataaaagtatatgtttatattgtacataaaaagatatgaaaatattttattcagatGTAATTCATAGAAAAAATGGGAAtatctatttgattttttagaaTAGTTAAAATAATTCAAGCATTGATACAAAAATTCATTTAAGTAATTTTCTAAAAGATGGTTCAACtgaaaaaattacacatgaaatgaggttgtgacttctattttagtagaataaatatataatatcaccTAAAGAATGCTTTCGAAAAAAGCTAACACGAATCGTAAACTTGGCAAAAGGCGACAAAAGGCGATCTGAAGATACGTGCTCTTGCGATGGGGCCGCCGCCACCACAGGCGGAGGGAAACAAGAGGAAGGATTCAGGAGGGGGAAGCGATTGATGTTGGTACGGGGGCTGTCGGAGGTTTCGACGGGTCGGGTGGCGACaaagaattagggttttcgaaggGATCTGGAGAGAAGGTGATTGAACTGGGTGCTCGTGAGGAGTTTCCCAGTGTAGCTGTGGGGGGTTGTTTGGCTCAAGCGGAAGGTACAACATTGAATGAAGGGATAAGAATAGAATCAGTAAGGGAGAGTTCAGCGAGGAAGGTCTCTTACTCTAATGATGTCTGTGATGATTTGGATGAAGCAGTAAAGCCGGTGTTTGTGGTTAGAGATGGGGTTGCGGATGTCTCTATTCCTGAGGATTTGATGGTGGATGTAGATCCTCTGTGGAAGTGCTTTGTAGTGGGCTACTTCATGAATGATGCTCTTCACATTGGATCTATTCACTCTACTGTGAATAGGATTTGGGCATCCCCGGGGAAGGTATCAAAAATCGATGTCCAATTCATTGGAAGGAGAACTGTCTTGTTTAGAGTGGAGGATGCACATGTGCGAAGTTGTATTGTTAAGAAGAAGTTCTGGCACATCTCAGAAGTTCCTCTAGTGCTAAATGAGTGGACGTCGGAGTAAGCTAAAGCCCCACCAGATCTATCAGCCATGCCGCTATGGGTTGATCTGGAAAATGTCCCCGGTTATCTCTACTCTAAGAAGGGTCTAACTTTCCTATCTCACACAGCGGGGAAGTTTGTGAAGCTGCACCCGACTACAGAGCGTTGTGTCAGATTAGATGTAGCAAGGGTTCTGGTTGAAGTTGACTTAGGGAAGCCTCTGCCACAAAAGATTTGTTTTAAAGGGAAGGATGGGAATGAAGTAACTGTGGGGGTTAAATTTCCTTGGCTTCCTCCTTGCTGCAACGTCTTCTCTAAGTGGGGTCATAACGAAAAGGATTGCCATGTTGAACGGGAGGTGGTGATTCTTAAGAAGCCGCAGGTAGAGGAGCAACAGATCATAGTCACTGAAGGTAAAAAGGAAGTGGTTTCTGGTTCGGGTAAAAAAGTTGTTACAGAGCTGCTCAACGAGCTGGAGAATTTCTCAGTTAAGGCTACCTTGGAAGGTGATGTGAGTAACACAGGGAAGGCTCTGAGGCTGTTTTTGAATAATCTCAGTTCGGGTACTGAATATGAGAAATGGGTTACTTTGGGGGACCAAGGTCATCGTCAAACATCTCCACCTAGAGAGAAGCAGGCGCCAGAAGAGGTTACCTCCCCAAATAGTTTCTAGTTACTACAAGATATCAGAGAGGAGGGTgaaattgaagaagatgaagagttg
This genomic stretch from Brassica napus cultivar Da-Ae chromosome C9, Da-Ae, whole genome shotgun sequence harbors:
- the LOC111209870 gene encoding transcription factor SPEECHLESS-like; this translates as MQETILDFLEECEFVDTSLAGDDLFAILESLEGAGEISPTAASTPKDGTTSSKELVKNQNYEASSAKKKRKRLETGKEEEDDDDGEGEEEEEEDNKQDGQQKMSHVNVERNRRKQMNEHLTVLRSLMPCFYVKRGDQASIIGGVVEYISELQQVLQSLEAKKERKTYAEVLSPRLVPSPRPSPPVLSPRKPPISPRISHQHLLLHPISPRTPLPTSPYGGHPPQLPLIPQPPRSYSLGDPPPYSPASSSSSPSVSSNHESSLINELVANSKSALADVEVKFSGANVLLKTVSHKIPGQVMKIIAALEDLSLEILQVNINTVEETMLYSFTIKIGIECQLSAEELAQQIQQTFC